One Natronomonas moolapensis 8.8.11 genomic region harbors:
- a CDS encoding metallophosphoesterase — translation MEFDPRDRAVYLPTTGTLVCADFHVGRDAASDVEFRVGEHDDLTGRFERLLERYDPEEAVIAGDLLHSFDRVPTGAAATVRTIADLAGERDCPVVVTPGNHDTMLEELWDGPTLPEYGVADGSVVVTHGHVPPAETAECYVVGHDHPTIEIEGVRRPCYLYGPDQYRGSAVLMLPSFSKLPAGIRINERSAAAFQSPFVTEARTLRPIVRDEAAEKTHEFPPLRELRRFL, via the coding sequence ATGGAGTTCGATCCCCGCGACCGTGCCGTCTACCTCCCGACCACGGGGACGCTCGTCTGTGCCGACTTCCATGTCGGACGGGACGCGGCCTCCGACGTCGAGTTCCGGGTCGGCGAGCACGACGACCTCACCGGCCGGTTCGAGCGCTTGCTCGAGCGCTACGACCCCGAGGAGGCCGTGATCGCGGGGGACCTGCTGCACTCGTTCGATCGGGTTCCGACGGGGGCGGCGGCGACCGTCCGGACGATAGCGGATCTCGCGGGCGAGCGGGACTGCCCGGTCGTCGTGACGCCCGGCAACCACGACACGATGCTCGAGGAGCTGTGGGACGGCCCGACCCTCCCGGAGTATGGGGTCGCCGACGGGTCGGTCGTGGTCACGCACGGCCACGTCCCCCCGGCCGAGACGGCGGAGTGCTACGTCGTCGGTCACGATCACCCGACGATCGAGATCGAAGGCGTCCGCCGGCCCTGTTATCTGTACGGTCCCGACCAGTACCGCGGCTCGGCGGTGTTGATGCTTCCCTCCTTCAGCAAGCTCCCGGCCGGGATCCGGATCAACGAGCGATCCGCCGCTGCGTTTCAGTCGCCGTTCGTGACGGAGGCGCGGACGCTCCGGCCGATCGTCCGCGACGAGGCGGCCGAAAAGACCCACGAGTTCCCGCCGCTTCGGGAGTTGCGGCGGTTTTTGTGA